The Arachis ipaensis cultivar K30076 chromosome B07, Araip1.1, whole genome shotgun sequence genomic interval ttagtaaaattttcaattaggtttttatatttttttttaattgagtttttgtaccaaattttatttttaattaggtctctatatttttttccttttatttgacccctgcaccaattttttttcttaattgggtccctatataattaaaccaattactgttaagagggacttaatttaaaaaaaaaattggtgcaacgacccaattaaaaggaaaaaaagtacagagacctaattgaaaattttgtgaaactataaggaccaacagaataattaaacctaattttattttatatattatttttgggTAATAAATNNNNNNNNNNNNNNNNNNNNNNNNNNNNNNNNNNNNNNNNNNNNNNNNNNNNNNNNNNNNNNNNNNNNNNNNNNNNNNNNNNNNNNNNNNNNNNNNcttaagaaaaaaaaaaaaagaagtgggaTCATATATCATACAACAGTATATCCAAATAGGAAATCAAAACATTTCTTTTGAGAAATCAACAAAGTCATTGAGATTATTTTGTCAATTTCATCCCTGACAAAATAAAGAGGAAGCTAAATTTTTGAGTGCAGCAATTTCTGCATCACAATTTTGCTATGATCAATTATAGCACTGAGTGGTATGTAGTTATTACAAAACACATGCATGTAATTGAGTGCTTGCTTGCACAAGAAACAATTCAATAAATCAAAGAAAATCAAAACATCTTTTGTGAGAAGCAACAAAGTCTCTGAGACTAACAATTTCAGCCTTAATGCTTTGAAGTTGCTCAGTTAGATGATCATGCTTCTTAAGAAGCTCACCAAGTTGTTCTTGTGCATGATCCACCTTATTAGTATCCTTAACCATAACCATAACACGTTGATGCATTTCATGAATCCATGACTTGTCAAATCCCAACTGAATAGCTTCATCACAGAGTTTCTGGAAGTCCTTCTTCCGTTGAGGAGTAACACTGGCCGGAGATTCGTTCCGAAGGAAGAATAATATATCTACCAAAGTCTTCAACATCCAAGCTTGAAAGCGCATGCTGAAATCCTCAACAACTTTCCAAAGATGAGGATACACAGCTATTGCCTCAGCAAGCAGTGCAATTTGTGCATCATCAAGATCAGAACACTGCTTAAATGCTTCCAATTTCGTTATCATCGACGAATCTGCACATGAAAAATGGTAGTATTAATAACATTatctatattttaaaataaaaagaaagaagattacTAACCTCCATGAACCTCAATATTGCTATTAGAGACAACTTGCTTATCTGATAAGTGAGGTTGCTCTTGCTCTTGGATACTATCTTTAACATCCTGCATTTTTTGGCCTTCTTTAATCTTGTCCTCAACATTCTACACACATCACAGAATAGAACAATTTCACTATCAtgtatttgaaaattgaaatgaaCAGCTAACTTACAATAGAGGGTATTTTATATAGAGGTTTTGCTACTACTTCTGAACCAAAAATTGGTGATATTGGCTTCAGTGATGCTGGAACTTCTCCAACACAGGTTTTCTCTATTCCTTCAATACTCTGCAATTTCCATATATAAGACATATTGTTCAATTATTTAACCTCATTGATAATACTTCAGTGTCTCTAGTTTAGTTTCCTTCTTCAGCTGCTAATGTTAAGTTTCAATATTAGTAGGTTCATTTAATGATAggatcatcaattcatcattcaCAAGGTCTTTGATATTTTATAAGATGGTCATCACTTTCTTACTAATTGAACTCTCAATATTTTGTATAACATTCAAAAGTTAATACAGTATATATGTCATTAACTCCTGTAAGAAGTAATGAATAAGTGCACAAGCATAATTGTTAAAGCCACTCATTCTCAGATTTTCCAATATTGATTCAGAAAAACAGTAGCTTAGAGCATTATTCTCACATGTGAGTGTGCTTTATGTACAGCAATGTCCAAGGGACTTGTAGATGTAGATGGTATATCAAAATAAGAAGATTTTCCAACAATTTTGatctctgcttcttcttcttcaatctggaAACACTAAGTCATAATATGGCTTTgtttgataagaaaaataagcaacaaggaaTCAGAAAAAACCTGATCCGATTTATTAATCTCGCGAACCCTGTCGAGTACTTTCCATTGGTCAATTCCAGCTATTTCCAGATCCTCCAGATCTTCCATTAGACAGGGAAAATTTTGTAGGAACAAAAATTATTAATGTATAAACTTGTACATTAAAAGAATAATGTATATACCACTTTATCCAAATAACCAGTTTTTAAGACATGAGAAAATACTAATTCACTATAGAGAAATCATATGTGAAAATATAAACAGTTAAAATCCAGTTGCACAGACTTACCTATATCCAATTCAGAGATTTTTCGTTCAAACTCCTTGAAGGTAGCAACCGATGAAGTCAGAGGGAATTTTGGACATTCATCGATGACACAAAGTGCTGCAGAGGGCAGTTCAATTTCTTGGCAAAGATTAGACATGGACATCAGCATTAGAAGTTTAAGCTTTGGAAGCTTAACTTGCACGTTTCTTATTTGATCACTTTGTCTTTCTTCACATCTGATCAATTCTTTTAGCTTACCAGCTCCAACTATGATGAGAACTTCTAGATTGGGAAGGTCATTCGATTCGGAGACAAGGAATAAACTTTCCAAGTTCTGGCAGTCTGTAATAATCAGTTCAGACAGCTTTGGGAAGCATGGCTGTGGAGGAACACAATTTGATAATCTGTGATTCTCTGCATCACCCTCTTCAATGATCAACTTCAGTTCCCGGCATTTTATAATCTTTAGATGCTTCAATTCTGGAAGGCATCTCATAACAGAAGCAGGAAAGGTTacctccaacttttcacatcttTTGATCTCTAATGTCTTTAGATTTTGGAAGACAAAAAAGTTTTTCAAACCTACACAAATATACTTCATCTGACGTAGATGCGAAAGTTCTAGATGTCTTAACTGTAATCTCACCGGTTGCTCAATGATCTCGGCCTGTTCGAGGCTAAAAATAGTTTCTACTTTGGACTTGTGTATACATATGGTTTCCCAAGAGAGGAAGTCCTTCTCAATGGCCACTGTGTCCTGTAACTTGTAAGACAAGGAAACAAATGAATGAAACAGAATCAGGATAATATACAAGGAAAGTAATTTCAAGTTAACTATGCCTCATCACTTTGCTCACCTTGCATTCATTAGCCTTGAAAGTATTGATGGACATTATCTTAAGCTTTGGACAATATTCCAAATAAAACTTATGCAGAGATGGCCACTCTGCACTGTAACACTGGGGGAAAATGCCAATCATGTTCCAATTATCAGTAAGTCGAAGCACCTGAAGCGCAGGAAACTCGATGTTGATTCCATTTTGATGACTTGTATCACCATCTGTGCTGCATTCTCCAAACACATATTTCAACTCACCACAATAATCTATATCCAAAGACTCCAATTGCACAAGGCCTTGAGAAAAAGTAACTGGGATTACATATTCTAGCATTTGGCACCCCATAATATGAAGTTTTTTCAATTTTGAGAAGATCACCCTATGGTCCTGTCCACTTATCTCCTCATCTTCAAGTATATGCTTCAGTTCATCACATGAAAATATCTCTAGCTTTTCCAACTGTTGCAGACCTCGAGCAATCGCAGGTGTGAAGAGACATGTTTTCAGTGGACATTTGCTTATATATAGATGCTCTAGCTTCTCAAAAAGGCCAATAGGAGGCACACCATGATATAAAGCTCCAAAATTCTTCATTCTTTCGAGTCTTAGTTGCCGCAACCTGGAGAACATATTTCTCAGCCTTTGTTGGGGATGATTGCTGTTTTCAACCAAACACTTGATCTCATCAGAATCACATAACCAAAGCTGAATACAGCCATAATCCATAAATCCTTCTCTTTCAATTTGGAATATATCAGGTGTGATATTTTGTGCACCTCCAACAATATTTGCTAGAAGCAGAACCTCTGCTTTCTCTGCCAAAGCCACAGCTGATGCATTTGATGTATCAAAACAGCTAAGAATTAAGGTTCTACGACAGCTAAGGATTTTATCTCCATGACCCTTAAATTTGTGTCCTAGTTGTATATGGTACCTTGCCAATGCTTGAGGGACTCTAAAATTTCTGAAGAATTCAGTTTGGCCTCCATTACCATTGTCCCATTTAGATGTCTCACCATCAATGTAAAGTTCTTCCAATGATGGCCTTCTTCCGATTACTTGAAAAGGATTTCTCTCCATTTTGCATTCTGACAAATGTAGCAGCCTCAATTTTGTTAGTTGTGCCATTACATCTTCAGTTAACTCCAAGAATGAACAACCAAGCAGCGTAAGGCTTTCGAGCTTTGTCATATATCCCATGGAAGAGATGTCACCTAATTTCCACATCTTCAGCCATAAACAACGAAGGTTTATCAACCACTTAAACGACATGGTTGATAATGAGCTAGTACCAAGGCCTTTGCAGCTAAGAAACAAAACTTGAAGCCTTCCCATTGTTCTGAACATTTCATCTGATACTTCTGAATTTGTTTCTAAGCATAGAAGTTCAATACTTGAACAGTTTAGTTCACTTGGAAACTCCTTACACAACAGATACCTTATTGATCTGGATTCCAAAATTGCACTATTTTCTAACACACACTTGATCACCTTGTTGTCATTGTTTGCAATGCAAAGGGCTACGTCGCGAACCAAATCATGCATCTTGACACGCTTTCCTCCTCCAATATCTGATAGCAAACAAGAACTTATGAGTTTGTTCTTAGCTGCACATACTTCATTCCTTGCCTCCTCATATGACCAAACTTCTCCAACCATGCCAAGTCCTATTGCAAATCTAATTAGAGTTTCAACTGGGATTTCATAACCTTCAGGGAACACAGAACACAACAAGAAAAGTGACTTGGCTTCTTTGGTATCCAAGTTGTCATAGCTTACTCTGAAGCATTTATAAGGATCTTTCAGACCTCTCTCAATATTCACCGGAATTGAATTCCTCAATCTAACCAATGCAACATTCCAATCATCTTCAGCCTTGCCTTTCAAAGTGCTAGCCAGAGCAGCAATAGCAACAGGCAATCCTTTGCATTCATCTGAAATCAGTCTTCCCAGATGCTTCAAGTTATCCGAAGTGCTTCCAGATAGTTGTGCTTGATTCTGGAAAAGCTCCCACGCTTCTTCATCAGTTAAGGTTGATAAGTAAATCATTCTTTGACAATTCATCAGACTACAAACTGTTTCATATTGTGTAGTGATGAGAACCTTGCAGTTTCTATGGTTTTGACCTGATGGAATTCCTATAACACCAAAATCAAGTGATTGCCATAAATCATCTAGAATGACAAGAGTTCTCTGGTCATCAAGATTCAATCTCGCGCGCAAGCGCTGTGCTCTCTCCGATTCTCCTCCTTCTGGAAACTGAAACTGCAAAGCACTGGCAATTCTATCTTGAATCTTCCTGACATCTACTATATTAGACACAGACACAAAAAGCACCTTATCAAATAGATTCTCAGCTTCTGCAGTCCTCATAAGTTCCATAGCCATGGTGGTTttaccacaacctcccatgccatACAATCCAATAGTAGTAACCTCATCATCTTTTAGTGCCTCTAGAAGCTCCTCATAGTCACCTTCTCTGCTATCAAACTTCAAACAATTTTCCAAGAAATGTTGCTTGCTTGGAAGTGAAGCAATCCTTTCATATTGTATATACATTTTACCTTCTTGAACACACATTTcaacttcctttcttctttttgctAACTTCTTGGCTAGATGATACTTCCAAATCCAATTTGGACAGTAGCCAAAACAACAACTCCTGTTTGTTCTTGCTTTTCTTATTAACTCCTCTGCTTTATCTTTGAGAGGGTTAGATTTCTCCAACCATGCATTCACAACTTCAGcattctttattacttgttttctGGCATGTTTAACTCGGTCTTCAACACTGTTCCTTGTTGTGATTAACTTTTCTTCCTCTTGTTCAAGGTCTTCAATGAAATCATTGAAGCAACAAGGATAGCGCAATTGATTTGTTGTTCCTACCACCAAATCTCTTGAAATGGAAGAGGCAAAACCAGAAATGCAATCCATCATAAGTTCATAACTCCACTAAATATTAATGCAGCTTAACCTGAACACAAGAATTGAAGAGATCGACTTAAATCACTTAGTTTATACTAATTCATGCAAATTCTTATTTCCATtatcggaaatgtttggtaaccaaagaaaatcagccaaaaacagccataacttgccttatttagcattcattgcttttttttttgtctccctagcaTTACCCCAGTGTCATTCCATAGTCAATTATTGGCATTTTTATTTCGAGTAATgctaagaaaacaaaaaaaatttccaacattgccttatttagtattcattaattctaataacaattaatgaatactagTTAAAACAAATTCTAACTGTTTTTAACTAATTGTTACCAAATATTTCCGTACTATTTCTCTATTTATTTAGCTGGCCAATATTTTAAATGCAAGTAAGTATTATATTTTGATAATAGATAGATATATCA includes:
- the LOC107609954 gene encoding putative disease resistance protein RGA3 isoform X2 — encoded protein: MMDCISGFASSISRDLVVGTTNQLRYPCCFNDFIEDLEQEEEKLITTRNSVEDRVKHARKQVIKNAEVVNAWLEKSNPLKDKAEELIRKARTNRSCCFGYCPNWIWKYHLAKKLAKRRKEVEMCVQEGKMYIQYERIASLPSKQHFLENCLKFDSREGDYEELLEALKDDEVTTIGLYGMGGCGKTTMAMELMRTAEAENLFDKVLFVSVSNIVDVRKIQDRIASALQFQFPEGGESERAQRLRARLNLDDQRTLVILDDLWQSLDFGVIGIPSGQNHRNCKVLITTQYETVCSLMNCQRMIYLSTLTDEEAWELFQNQAQLSGSTSDNLKHLGRLISDECKGLPVAIAALASTLKGKAEDDWNVALVRLRNSIPVNIERGLKDPYKCFRVSYDNLDTKEAKSLFLLCSVFPEGYEIPVETLIRFAIGLGMVGEVWSYEEARNEVCAAKNKLISSCLLSDIGGGKRVKMHDLVRDVALCIANNDNKVIKCVLENSAILESRSIRYLLCKEFPSELNCSSIELLCLETNSEVSDEMFRTMGRLQVLFLSCKGLGTSSLSTMSFKWLINLRCLWLKMWKLGDISSMGYMTKLESLTLLGCSFLELTEDVMAQLTKLRLLHLSECKMERNPFQVIGRRPSLEELYIDGETSKWDNGNGGQTEFFRNFRVPQALARYHIQLGHKFKGHGDKILSCRRTLILSCFDTSNASAVALAEKAEVLLLANIVGGAQNITPDIFQIEREGFMDYGCIQLWLCDSDEIKCLVENSNHPQQRLRNMFSRLRQLRLERMKNFGALYHGVPPIGLFEKLEHLYISKCPLKTCLFTPAIARGLQQLEKLEIFSCDELKHILEDEEISGQDHRVIFSKLKKLHIMGCQMLEYVIPVTFSQGLVQLESLDIDYCGELKYVFGECSTDGDTSHQNGINIEFPALQVLRLTDNWNMIGIFPQCYSAEWPSLHKFYLEYCPKLKIMSINTFKANECKDTVAIEKDFLSWETICIHKSKVETIFSLEQAEIIEQPVRLQLRHLELSHLRQMKYICVGLKNFFVFQNLKTLEIKRCEKLEVTFPASVMRCLPELKHLKIIKCRELKLIIEEGDAENHRLSNCVPPQPCFPKLSELIITDCQNLESLFLVSESNDLPNLEVLIIVGAGKLKELIRCEERQSDQIRNVQVKLPKLKLLMLMSMSNLCQEIELPSAALCVIDECPKFPLTSSVATFKEFERKISELDIDLEDLEIAGIDQWKVLDRVREINKSDQIEEEEAEIKIVGKSSYFDIPSTSTSPLDIAVHKAHSHSIEGIEKTCVGEVPASLKPISPIFGSENVEDKIKEGQKMQDVKDSIQEQEQPHLSDKQVVSNSNIEVHGDSSMITKLEAFKQCSDLDDAQIALLAEAIAVYPHLWKVVEDFSMRFQAWMLKTLVDILFFLRNESPASVTPQRKKDFQKLCDEAIQLGFDKSWIHEMHQRVMVMVKDTNKVDHAQEQLGELLKKHDHLTEQLQSIKAEIVSLRDFVASHKRCFDFL
- the LOC107609954 gene encoding putative disease resistance protein RGA3 isoform X3, yielding MMDCISGFASSISRDLVVGTTNQLRYPCCFNDFIEDLEQEEEKLITTRNSVEDRVKHARKQVIKNAEVVNAWLEKSNPLKDKAEELIRKARTNRSCCFGYCPNWIWKYHLAKKLAKRRKEVEMCVQEGKMYIQYERIASLPSKQHFLENCLKFDSREGDYEELLEALKDDEVTTIGLYGMGGCGKTTMAMELMRTAEAENLFDKVLFVSVSNIVDVRKIQDRIASALQFQFPEGGESERAQRLRARLNLDDQRTLVILDDLWQSLDFGVIGIPSGQNHRNCKVLITTQYETVCSLMNCQRMIYLSTLTDEEAWELFQNQAQLSGSTSDNLKHLGRLISDECKGLPVAIAALASTLKGKAEDDWNVALVRLRNSIPVNIERGLKDPYKCFRVSYDNLDTKEAKSLFLLCSVFPEGYEIPVETLIRFAIGLGMVGEVWSYEEARNEVCAAKNKLISSCLLSDIGGGKRVKMHDLVRDVALCIANNDNKVIKCVLENSAILESRSIRYLLCKEFPSELNCSSIELLCLETNSEVSDEMFRTMGRLQVLFLSCKGLGTSSLSTMSFKWLINLRCLWLKMWKLGDISSMGYMTKLESLTLLGCSFLELTEDVMAQLTKLRLLHLSECKMERNPFQVIGRRPSLEELYIDGETSKWDNGNGGQTEFFRNFRVPQALARYHIQLGHKFKGHGDKILSCRRTLILSCFDTSNASAVALAEKAEVLLLANIVGGAQNITPDIFQIEREGFMDYGCIQLWLCDSDEIKCLVENSNHPQQRLRNMFSRLRQLRLERMKNFGALYHGVPPIGLFEKLEHLYISKCPLKTCLFTPAIARGLQQLEKLEIFSCDELKHILEDEEISGQDHRVIFSKLKKLHIMGCQMLEYVIPVTFSQGLVQLESLDIDYCGELKYVFGECSTDGDTSHQNGINIEFPALQDTVAIEKDFLSWETICIHKSKVETIFSLEQAEIIEQPVRLQLRHLELSHLRQMKYICVGLKNFFVFQNLKTLEIKRCEKLEVTFPASVMRCLPELKHLKIIKCRELKLIIEEGDAENHRLSNCVPPQPCFPKLSELIITDCQNLESLFLVSESNDLPNLEVLIIVGAGKLKELIRCEERQSDQIRNVQVKLPKLKLLMLMSMSNLCQEIELPSAALCVIDECPKFPLTSSVATFKEFERKISELDIDLEDLEIAGIDQWKVLDRVREINKSDQIEEEEAEIKIVGKSSYFDIPSTSTSPLDIAVHKAHSHSIEGIEKTCVGEVPASLKPISPIFGSEVVAKPLYKIPSINVEDKIKEGQKMQDVKDSIQEQEQPHLSDKQVVSNSNIEVHGDSSMITKLEAFKQCSDLDDAQIALLAEAIAVYPHLWKVVEDFSMRFQAWMLKTLVDILFFLRNESPASVTPQRKKDFQKLCDEAIQLGFDKSWIHEMHQRVMVMVKDTNKVDHAQEQLGELLKKHDHLTEQLQSIKAEIVSLRDFVASHKRCFDFL
- the LOC107609954 gene encoding putative disease resistance protein RGA3 isoform X1, which translates into the protein MMDCISGFASSISRDLVVGTTNQLRYPCCFNDFIEDLEQEEEKLITTRNSVEDRVKHARKQVIKNAEVVNAWLEKSNPLKDKAEELIRKARTNRSCCFGYCPNWIWKYHLAKKLAKRRKEVEMCVQEGKMYIQYERIASLPSKQHFLENCLKFDSREGDYEELLEALKDDEVTTIGLYGMGGCGKTTMAMELMRTAEAENLFDKVLFVSVSNIVDVRKIQDRIASALQFQFPEGGESERAQRLRARLNLDDQRTLVILDDLWQSLDFGVIGIPSGQNHRNCKVLITTQYETVCSLMNCQRMIYLSTLTDEEAWELFQNQAQLSGSTSDNLKHLGRLISDECKGLPVAIAALASTLKGKAEDDWNVALVRLRNSIPVNIERGLKDPYKCFRVSYDNLDTKEAKSLFLLCSVFPEGYEIPVETLIRFAIGLGMVGEVWSYEEARNEVCAAKNKLISSCLLSDIGGGKRVKMHDLVRDVALCIANNDNKVIKCVLENSAILESRSIRYLLCKEFPSELNCSSIELLCLETNSEVSDEMFRTMGRLQVLFLSCKGLGTSSLSTMSFKWLINLRCLWLKMWKLGDISSMGYMTKLESLTLLGCSFLELTEDVMAQLTKLRLLHLSECKMERNPFQVIGRRPSLEELYIDGETSKWDNGNGGQTEFFRNFRVPQALARYHIQLGHKFKGHGDKILSCRRTLILSCFDTSNASAVALAEKAEVLLLANIVGGAQNITPDIFQIEREGFMDYGCIQLWLCDSDEIKCLVENSNHPQQRLRNMFSRLRQLRLERMKNFGALYHGVPPIGLFEKLEHLYISKCPLKTCLFTPAIARGLQQLEKLEIFSCDELKHILEDEEISGQDHRVIFSKLKKLHIMGCQMLEYVIPVTFSQGLVQLESLDIDYCGELKYVFGECSTDGDTSHQNGINIEFPALQVLRLTDNWNMIGIFPQCYSAEWPSLHKFYLEYCPKLKIMSINTFKANECKDTVAIEKDFLSWETICIHKSKVETIFSLEQAEIIEQPVRLQLRHLELSHLRQMKYICVGLKNFFVFQNLKTLEIKRCEKLEVTFPASVMRCLPELKHLKIIKCRELKLIIEEGDAENHRLSNCVPPQPCFPKLSELIITDCQNLESLFLVSESNDLPNLEVLIIVGAGKLKELIRCEERQSDQIRNVQVKLPKLKLLMLMSMSNLCQEIELPSAALCVIDECPKFPLTSSVATFKEFERKISELDIDLEDLEIAGIDQWKVLDRVREINKSDQIEEEEAEIKIVGKSSYFDIPSTSTSPLDIAVHKAHSHSIEGIEKTCVGEVPASLKPISPIFGSEVVAKPLYKIPSINVEDKIKEGQKMQDVKDSIQEQEQPHLSDKQVVSNSNIEVHGDSSMITKLEAFKQCSDLDDAQIALLAEAIAVYPHLWKVVEDFSMRFQAWMLKTLVDILFFLRNESPASVTPQRKKDFQKLCDEAIQLGFDKSWIHEMHQRVMVMVKDTNKVDHAQEQLGELLKKHDHLTEQLQSIKAEIVSLRDFVASHKRCFDFL